The proteins below are encoded in one region of Acetoanaerobium noterae:
- a CDS encoding polyribonucleotide nucleotidyltransferase: MSKIYETSIGGKNLSVEIGKVAELANGACILRSGDTVVLVIATNSEKPRDGIDFFPLSVDYEEKLYAAGKIPGGFIKREGRPSERSILTSRLIDRPIRPLFPKGYRNDVQVVATVLSMDQNANPDTMAMIGSSIALSISSIPFNGPTGSVSVGLIDGEFIINPDLDQRAKSQMYLVVSGTKEAIMMVEAGSNEISEDTMLKAILFAHEEIKKIVGFIEEIVNDIGKPKDEVVLFVPQEEILSAVSEYGKQKMKDAILTKDKQERLENMDKVKQDILEHFVDIYPENMKDVSEIIYKLTKDGVRELILKDKIRPDNRMHEEIRPIWSEASVLPRTHGSAIFTRGQTQVMSITTLGALGDVQILDGLSEEEEKRYMHHYNFPAYSVGEARPSRGPGRREIGHGALAERALEPMLPSKEDFPYAIRVVSEVLSSNGSTSQASVCGSTLSLLDAGVPLKDMVAGIAMGLIKEGDDVAILSDIQGMEDFLGDMDFKVAGTEKGITAIQMDIKIAGIDEEILTRALEQARVGRLHILNEMKKTLSAPREEISEYAPMIITMKIDPDKIRDVIGPGGKVINKIIEETGVKIDIENDGNVFIAAVARDMGKKARAMIENIVKVPEVGQKYMGKVTKLMAFGAFMEILPGKEGLLHVSQIDVKRVNKVEDVLSVGDEFEVLLTEIDAQGRMNLSRKALLKPEEPAKEE; the protein is encoded by the coding sequence ATGAGCAAAATATACGAAACCTCTATTGGCGGTAAAAATCTGTCAGTAGAAATAGGTAAAGTTGCAGAGCTTGCTAATGGCGCATGTATTCTTCGCAGTGGAGATACAGTGGTTTTAGTTATAGCTACAAATTCAGAAAAGCCTAGAGACGGAATAGATTTCTTTCCTCTAAGTGTTGACTATGAAGAAAAGTTATATGCAGCAGGTAAGATTCCAGGCGGCTTTATAAAAAGAGAAGGAAGACCTTCAGAACGTTCAATTCTAACATCAAGACTGATAGATCGTCCTATTAGACCTTTATTTCCAAAAGGATATAGAAACGATGTACAAGTAGTAGCTACAGTATTATCAATGGACCAAAATGCTAATCCAGATACAATGGCTATGATAGGCTCATCTATAGCTCTTTCAATTTCATCAATTCCTTTTAATGGACCTACTGGATCTGTTTCAGTTGGATTAATAGATGGAGAATTTATAATCAACCCAGATTTAGACCAAAGAGCAAAATCTCAAATGTATTTAGTAGTATCAGGAACAAAAGAAGCAATAATGATGGTTGAAGCAGGGTCTAATGAGATTTCAGAAGATACTATGCTAAAAGCAATACTATTTGCTCATGAAGAAATTAAAAAAATAGTTGGATTTATCGAAGAAATCGTTAATGATATTGGAAAGCCTAAAGATGAGGTTGTACTATTTGTACCTCAAGAAGAAATTCTGAGCGCAGTGTCTGAATATGGAAAGCAAAAAATGAAAGATGCTATCCTTACTAAAGATAAGCAAGAAAGACTTGAAAACATGGATAAAGTTAAGCAAGATATCCTAGAGCACTTTGTGGATATTTATCCTGAAAATATGAAAGACGTAAGTGAAATTATTTATAAGCTTACTAAGGATGGCGTAAGAGAGCTTATATTAAAAGATAAAATTAGACCAGATAATAGAATGCATGAAGAAATTAGACCAATCTGGAGTGAAGCTAGTGTTCTTCCTAGAACTCATGGCTCGGCTATATTTACAAGAGGACAGACTCAGGTAATGAGCATCACTACATTAGGAGCTTTAGGAGATGTTCAAATTCTTGATGGCTTAAGTGAAGAAGAAGAAAAGCGTTATATGCACCACTACAATTTCCCTGCGTATTCTGTAGGAGAAGCAAGACCATCTAGAGGTCCTGGAAGAAGAGAAATCGGACATGGAGCACTTGCAGAAAGAGCACTTGAGCCTATGCTTCCAAGCAAAGAAGATTTTCCTTATGCTATTAGAGTAGTATCAGAGGTTCTTTCATCAAACGGATCTACTTCTCAGGCGAGCGTATGTGGAAGTACATTATCACTTTTAGATGCGGGAGTTCCACTTAAGGACATGGTAGCAGGTATTGCTATGGGCCTTATCAAAGAAGGCGACGATGTAGCTATACTTTCAGATATCCAGGGTATGGAAGACTTCCTTGGAGATATGGACTTTAAAGTTGCAGGAACAGAAAAAGGTATAACTGCAATTCAAATGGATATTAAAATAGCTGGTATAGACGAAGAAATTTTAACTAGAGCTTTAGAGCAAGCTAGAGTAGGAAGACTTCATATATTAAACGAAATGAAGAAAACTTTAAGTGCTCCAAGAGAAGAAATCTCTGAGTATGCACCTATGATTATCACAATGAAAATTGATCCAGATAAAATCAGGGATGTAATCGGACCTGGCGGAAAAGTAATCAATAAAATCATAGAAGAAACTGGTGTTAAAATAGATATAGAAAATGACGGAAACGTATTTATCGCAGCAGTTGCTAGAGATATGGGCAAGAAAGCTAGAGCGATGATAGAAAATATCGTAAAGGTTCCTGAAGTAGGACAAAAATACATGGGTAAAGTTACAAAGCTAATGGCATTTGGAGCTTTCATGGAAATTTTACCAGGAAAAGAAGGCTTGCTTCATGTATCACAAATTGATGTGAAAAGAGTAAATAAAGTAGAAGATGTGCTTTCTGTCGGAGACGAGTTTGAAGTTCTTCTTACTGAAATAGATGCTCAAGGCAGAATGAATCTTTCAAGAAAAGCTTTATTAAAGCCAGAAGAACCTGCAAAAGAAGAATAA
- the rpsO gene encoding 30S ribosomal protein S15 — MVKERKIEIIEKFATHEGDTGSPEVQVALLTERINELNGHLQIHKKDHHSRRGLLKMVGQRRSLLRYLKAKDLGRYNTLIQSLGLRK, encoded by the coding sequence ATGGTAAAGGAAAGAAAGATAGAAATTATCGAGAAATTTGCAACACATGAAGGAGATACAGGTTCTCCAGAGGTTCAGGTAGCTCTTCTTACAGAAAGAATCAACGAGCTTAACGGTCATCTTCAGATTCACAAGAAAGATCACCACTCAAGAAGAGGACTACTTAAAATGGTAGGACAAAGAAGATCACTTCTTAGATACCTAAAAGCAAAAGATCTAGGTAGATATAACACACTTATTCAAAGTCTTGGACTAAGAAAGTAA
- a CDS encoding bifunctional riboflavin kinase/FAD synthetase: MNIYSSLDNIAFDKPTAVTIGNFDGVHLGHKELINRTIAIGEEKDILPVMFTFSNHPLEFLYKKQIDYLTSFEQKVKIIEQMGIKDLVSVPFDYTIKDMSTEVFAKEILLSKLNATDIVMGFDSKLGNGRQGSVDYLYEVGKKLGFDVHIVQPVMVENMRVSSSFIRELIKTGEVKRAEFFLGRKYMLEGKVVHGKKIGRKLGFPTANLEVNQDILLPKRGVYFCKIEVDGKTYDAAVSIGYNPTIQSNKPFQEIFVEAHILEFEDDIYGKSVKLYFMDRLRDELKFNSLDDLIRQLNRDVLRIKNYIFT, encoded by the coding sequence TTGAACATATATTCCAGCTTAGACAACATAGCTTTTGATAAACCTACAGCTGTTACTATTGGAAACTTTGATGGAGTCCATCTTGGGCACAAAGAGCTAATAAATAGAACCATTGCTATCGGTGAGGAAAAAGATATTTTACCAGTTATGTTTACTTTTTCGAATCATCCTTTAGAGTTTTTATACAAAAAACAGATAGATTATCTTACAAGCTTTGAGCAAAAGGTCAAGATAATAGAGCAAATGGGAATTAAAGATTTAGTCTCGGTGCCATTTGACTACACAATCAAAGATATGAGCACGGAAGTGTTTGCAAAAGAAATTCTGCTCAGTAAGCTAAATGCTACTGATATAGTAATGGGATTTGATTCGAAGCTTGGAAATGGAAGACAAGGCAGTGTTGATTATCTATATGAGGTTGGGAAGAAGCTAGGCTTTGATGTTCATATAGTACAGCCTGTTATGGTTGAAAACATGAGGGTTTCTAGTTCCTTTATACGAGAACTGATAAAAACCGGAGAAGTAAAAAGAGCAGAATTTTTTTTGGGACGAAAATATATGCTTGAAGGCAAAGTAGTTCACGGAAAAAAAATAGGACGAAAATTAGGCTTTCCAACGGCTAACTTAGAGGTGAATCAGGATATACTGCTTCCTAAACGAGGAGTGTATTTTTGCAAGATAGAAGTAGATGGTAAAACATATGATGCGGCTGTAAGCATTGGCTATAATCCAACAATACAGTCAAATAAGCCGTTTCAGGAAATATTTGTAGAAGCGCATATATTAGAGTTTGAAGACGATATCTATGGAAAATCAGTCAAACTTTATTTTATGGATAGATTAAGGGATGAACTTAAGTTTAACTCTTTAGATGATTTAATAAGACAGTTAAATAGAGATGTCCTCAGAATAAAAAATTATATCTTTACTTGA
- the truB gene encoding tRNA pseudouridine(55) synthase TruB — protein sequence MDGIINILKPSGMTSHDVVSFIRKNLNIKKVGHTGTLDPNAAGVLPICIGKGTKLSQYIMQKQKKYRCEMIFGKSTDTLDSYGKVIDVKETENIEFEKIKSILDKFHGEIQQVPPAYSAIKIDGVRLYEKARKGQEIKEIPSRMVTIYNIEVIDYEFPRLMIDITCSSGTYVRSLVRDIAEDLGTVAYMSLLIRTKSGEFDIENSITLEEIGSFDLEKNLISISDLNLDMDDVVIKSTASVAYINGCEVSYKGLLTDINPYVNQKVRVFDDSGRFMGIGFIKNKDTENFLKSDTLFI from the coding sequence ATGGATGGAATCATTAATATATTAAAGCCAAGTGGGATGACATCTCATGACGTTGTTTCCTTTATAAGGAAAAACCTTAATATTAAAAAAGTAGGACATACTGGAACCTTAGATCCAAATGCTGCTGGAGTGCTTCCAATTTGCATAGGAAAAGGAACAAAACTAAGTCAGTATATCATGCAAAAGCAAAAAAAATACAGATGTGAAATGATTTTTGGAAAAAGTACTGATACACTAGATTCCTATGGAAAAGTAATAGATGTCAAGGAAACAGAAAATATAGAATTTGAGAAAATAAAAAGTATTTTGGATAAGTTTCATGGAGAAATACAGCAAGTTCCTCCAGCCTATAGTGCAATTAAAATAGATGGAGTTAGATTGTATGAAAAGGCTAGAAAAGGCCAAGAAATAAAAGAAATACCATCTAGAATGGTTACAATCTACAATATTGAGGTTATTGATTACGAGTTTCCAAGGCTGATGATTGATATCACTTGTTCAAGTGGTACCTATGTAAGGAGTCTAGTAAGAGATATAGCTGAAGATTTAGGAACTGTAGCATATATGAGCTTACTTATAAGAACTAAATCAGGCGAATTTGATATTGAAAATTCGATTACCTTAGAAGAAATAGGAAGCTTTGATTTAGAGAAAAATCTAATTTCGATATCAGACTTAAATCTAGATATGGATGATGTGGTTATAAAATCTACAGCATCAGTTGCATATATTAATGGATGTGAAGTTTCATATAAAGGGCTTTTAACTGATATAAATCCATATGTAAATCAAAAAGTCAGAGTTTTTGATGATTCAGGCCGTTTTATGGGTATTGGATTTATTAAGAATAAGGACACTGAAAACTTCTTAAAAAGTGATACTCTCTTTATATAA
- a CDS encoding DHH family phosphoesterase, with product MNQIIDVINSSKTFIITSHVAPDGDNVGSSLALTWFLRAMGKESYYVLNDSFPQNLAFLYGNEKILESSELSKQILSSEYTLIALDCGDINRLAIGKDIINTASSLINIDHHQSNNRFGDYNYVVTDASSTSELVYNLVSKIDSNLISPKIAQALYTGLVTDTGRFQYDNASISAFLMAADLLSKGADKQEVTRNIYQSDSYDYVRLSAETVSTLEKEGIFSFMILETKMLEKYGVSYEDTEDLVNYTVNLDGVELGILFKERGPKHVKVSFRSKQFINVNEIASKFDGGGHMRAAGCTINNSLQEAVAMVLNYIREYLKEHGWNH from the coding sequence ATGAACCAAATTATAGATGTAATTAACTCAAGTAAAACATTTATAATAACTAGTCATGTTGCACCTGATGGTGATAATGTAGGTTCTAGCTTAGCGCTTACGTGGTTTTTAAGAGCTATGGGAAAAGAGTCATATTATGTTTTAAATGATTCTTTTCCACAGAATCTAGCTTTTTTATATGGCAATGAAAAAATACTAGAATCAAGTGAATTATCTAAGCAGATTTTAAGCTCAGAGTATACTTTAATCGCACTTGACTGTGGAGATATAAACCGTCTTGCTATAGGAAAAGATATCATTAATACTGCTAGTAGCTTAATAAATATAGATCACCATCAAAGCAACAATAGGTTCGGTGATTATAATTATGTAGTTACAGATGCATCCTCAACTTCAGAGCTAGTTTATAATTTAGTTTCTAAGATTGATAGTAATCTTATCAGTCCTAAAATAGCCCAAGCTCTTTACACAGGGCTTGTAACGGATACTGGAAGATTTCAGTATGACAATGCAAGTATTAGTGCTTTTTTGATGGCAGCTGATTTGCTTTCAAAGGGAGCGGATAAACAGGAAGTTACTCGAAATATCTACCAGAGCGATTCATATGACTATGTAAGGCTTTCTGCTGAAACTGTATCTACTTTAGAAAAAGAAGGTATATTCTCTTTTATGATTCTAGAAACCAAGATGCTAGAAAAATATGGAGTAAGCTATGAAGATACAGAAGACCTTGTTAACTATACCGTGAATTTAGATGGTGTAGAGCTAGGCATTTTATTTAAGGAAAGAGGACCTAAACACGTCAAAGTTTCATTTAGGTCAAAGCAGTTTATAAATGTAAACGAAATAGCTTCAAAATTCGATGGAGGAGGACATATGCGTGCAGCAGGCTGTACTATAAATAATTCTCTGCAAGAAGCTGTAGCTATGGTTCTTAACTATATAAGGGAGTATCTAAAAGAGCATGGATGGAATCATTAA
- the rbfA gene encoding 30S ribosome-binding factor RbfA: protein MSYERTRRIGEEIKKSITELLREQRIKDIRIIDSRSLISITTVDVVRDLKYAYIYISVLGNDSDKVLEGFKSASGFIRKEVGKDIKLRYTPELIFKMDDSIERGVNMSKLINDLNIESGE, encoded by the coding sequence ATGAGCTATGAAAGAACTAGAAGAATTGGCGAAGAAATAAAAAAATCCATTACTGAGCTTTTAAGAGAGCAAAGAATAAAAGATATCAGAATAATAGATAGCAGATCTCTTATCTCTATAACGACTGTAGATGTAGTAAGAGATTTAAAGTATGCTTACATCTATATTAGTGTACTAGGAAATGACTCTGATAAAGTTTTAGAGGGATTTAAAAGTGCATCTGGTTTTATAAGAAAAGAAGTAGGTAAGGACATAAAATTAAGATATACTCCTGAATTAATATTTAAAATGGATGATTCGATAGAAAGAGGAGTTAATATGTCGAAGCTCATCAATGATTTGAATATAGAAAGTGGAGAGTAA
- the infB gene encoding translation initiation factor IF-2 encodes MQKTRVYKIAQELNMTSKELIEKLEELDIKVTNHMSSLSMEEAEVIIELLGDKREEKEENMTKTEVEDIKDIETIKEQPKQEIEPEEMDFEEEEAYDSNAIIIGDTIVVGDLAKKLDIAASEVIMKLIKLGIMANINQEIKFETAEKIALDYDILLEREEKEEEAADIIIEEDEAEDLKPRPPIVTVMGHVDHGKTSLLDSIRNTRVTDREAGGITQHIGASEVTVNGKKVVFLDTPGHEAFTEMRSRGAKVTDIAILVVAADDGIMPQTVEAINHSKAAGVPIIIAINKIDKPSANIERVRQELSEKGLLVEEWGGDVIDVPVSAKTGENIDTLLEMVLLVAEMEELKANPDRNAVGTVIESNLDKGRGPVATVIISNGTLKVGDPIVAGSSYGKVRAMINDKGKRIKKAPPSTPVEILGLNEVPNAGDQFVVLASDKAARTIAEKRKEKIRDEQMKASSKISLEDLFEKMQHGELKELNIIVKADVQGSVEAVRQSIEKLTNEEVSVRVIHGGVGAITESDIMLASASNAIVIGFNVRPSTGANTLVEREKVDMRTYRIIYEAIEDIEKAMKGMLDPEYVEEELGKAEIRLPFKVPNAGMVAGSYVISGKILRNAKARLVRDGIVVYDGTIDSLRRFKDDVKEVATGYECGIGLTNFNDIKEGDIIEAYVIKEVERK; translated from the coding sequence ATGCAAAAGACTAGAGTATATAAAATTGCACAGGAACTAAACATGACCAGTAAAGAACTAATTGAAAAGCTGGAAGAATTAGATATAAAAGTTACAAATCATATGAGTTCTCTTTCTATGGAAGAAGCAGAAGTCATCATTGAGCTTTTGGGGGATAAAAGAGAAGAGAAAGAGGAAAATATGACAAAAACAGAAGTAGAAGATATTAAGGACATAGAAACTATTAAAGAGCAGCCTAAACAAGAAATTGAGCCAGAGGAAATGGATTTCGAAGAGGAAGAAGCTTATGACTCAAACGCTATAATAATAGGTGATACTATTGTTGTGGGAGATTTAGCGAAAAAATTAGATATTGCTGCATCTGAAGTAATAATGAAGCTAATCAAGCTAGGTATCATGGCAAATATTAATCAAGAGATTAAATTTGAAACAGCTGAAAAAATAGCTTTAGATTATGATATTTTGCTTGAAAGAGAAGAAAAAGAAGAAGAAGCTGCTGATATAATTATCGAAGAAGATGAAGCAGAGGATTTAAAACCTAGACCTCCTATAGTTACTGTTATGGGACACGTTGACCATGGTAAAACTTCACTTCTTGACTCAATTAGAAACACAAGAGTTACAGATAGAGAAGCGGGAGGAATCACTCAGCACATCGGAGCTTCAGAGGTAACTGTAAATGGTAAGAAGGTTGTATTTTTGGATACTCCTGGTCATGAGGCGTTTACTGAAATGCGTTCAAGAGGAGCGAAAGTTACGGATATTGCAATATTAGTTGTTGCGGCAGATGATGGAATTATGCCTCAGACTGTTGAAGCAATAAACCATTCAAAGGCGGCTGGTGTTCCTATAATAATTGCCATTAATAAAATAGATAAGCCTTCCGCTAATATTGAAAGAGTTAGACAAGAATTATCAGAAAAAGGCTTACTGGTTGAAGAATGGGGTGGAGATGTTATAGACGTACCTGTTTCAGCTAAAACAGGTGAGAATATAGATACTCTTTTAGAGATGGTACTATTAGTGGCTGAAATGGAAGAGCTAAAAGCTAATCCAGATCGTAATGCTGTAGGTACTGTTATAGAATCAAACCTAGATAAAGGTAGAGGTCCTGTTGCTACAGTAATAATTTCAAATGGAACGCTTAAAGTAGGTGACCCTATTGTTGCAGGCTCATCTTATGGAAAAGTTCGTGCTATGATTAACGATAAGGGAAAGAGAATTAAAAAAGCTCCTCCATCAACTCCTGTTGAGATATTAGGACTAAATGAAGTTCCTAATGCAGGAGATCAGTTCGTTGTTCTTGCAAGTGATAAGGCAGCAAGAACTATTGCAGAAAAAAGAAAAGAAAAGATTAGAGATGAGCAAATGAAAGCTAGCTCTAAAATTTCTTTAGAAGATTTATTTGAAAAAATGCAACACGGAGAATTAAAAGAACTTAACATAATAGTTAAAGCAGACGTTCAAGGCTCTGTTGAGGCAGTTCGCCAATCTATAGAAAAGCTTACGAATGAAGAGGTTTCTGTAAGAGTAATCCACGGTGGAGTAGGTGCAATAACAGAATCTGATATAATGCTAGCATCTGCATCTAATGCAATAGTAATTGGATTTAATGTTAGACCTTCAACTGGAGCGAATACTCTTGTAGAGCGTGAAAAAGTAGATATGAGAACATATAGAATCATTTATGAAGCTATAGAGGATATCGAAAAAGCGATGAAGGGTATGCTTGACCCTGAGTATGTTGAAGAAGAGCTTGGAAAAGCAGAAATAAGATTGCCATTTAAAGTGCCTAATGCTGGAATGGTTGCTGGATCATATGTAATAAGTGGTAAAATTCTCAGAAATGCAAAAGCTCGTCTTGTAAGAGATGGAATAGTTGTTTATGATGGAACAATTGATTCTCTTAGAAGATTTAAAGACGATGTAAAAGAAGTAGCAACAGGCTACGAATGTGGTATAGGACTTACAAATTTCAATGATATCAAAGAAGGCGACATCATTGAGGCATATGTAATTAAGGAAGTTGAAAGAAAATAG
- a CDS encoding L7Ae/L30e/S12e/Gadd45 family ribosomal protein: MNLSKVLTLIGFAYKSRKMVSGEGITLEAIKKNKVKLVFLASDASENTRKRIKDKCSYRDIPVSEELDRLQIGNAIGKDERVVIGITDEGFSQSMLKLLGGGAYAKD, translated from the coding sequence TTGAATCTAAGTAAAGTATTAACACTTATAGGATTTGCTTACAAAAGCAGAAAAATGGTATCAGGAGAAGGAATCACTCTAGAAGCTATAAAAAAGAATAAAGTAAAATTAGTTTTTTTAGCTAGTGATGCTTCAGAAAATACTAGAAAAAGAATCAAAGACAAATGTAGCTACAGAGATATCCCAGTAAGTGAAGAGCTAGATAGACTACAAATAGGAAATGCAATTGGAAAAGACGAAAGAGTAGTAATAGGGATAACGGATGAAGGATTTTCACAAAGCATGTTAAAATTACTAGGAGGTGGAGCCTATGCAAAAGACTAG
- the rnpM gene encoding RNase P modulator RnpM has product MKQKKIPQRKCIACNERSDKKALIRIVRNKDGEIFFDPTLKANGRGAYICKEMACLEKAIKTKALNRAFKTEISQEVYEKLKLELEKLESK; this is encoded by the coding sequence ATGAAGCAGAAGAAAATTCCTCAAAGAAAATGTATAGCCTGTAATGAAAGAAGCGACAAAAAAGCATTAATAAGGATAGTTAGAAATAAAGATGGAGAGATTTTCTTTGATCCAACCCTTAAAGCGAATGGAAGAGGAGCTTATATCTGCAAAGAGATGGCGTGTCTCGAAAAAGCGATAAAGACAAAAGCCCTGAACAGAGCATTTAAAACAGAAATTTCACAAGAAGTTTATGAAAAATTAAAATTGGAGCTGGAAAAACTTGAATCTAAGTAA
- the nusA gene encoding transcription termination factor NusA, with product MNAEFIAALEQIETEKGISKEILFEALESALLNAYKKNFGTSSNVRVEMDKDKGEVKVFSRKSVVNKYEYDLGEGEISVEEAQERYGPNYGDGDVIEEEVTPKNFGRIAAQAARQMVIQKIKEAERDIVYEEFLNRESEIITGEVSRQGKGNVYVNLSIIGSKEITISAEAVLPPSEQIPFENYMPGARVKVYVLEVKKNNNVPQILVSRSHPGLVKRLFESEVPEIFDGVVQIKSISREAGSRTKMAVHSVDENVDPIGACVGPKGQRVKNIVDELKGEKIDIIIYSEDPKEFISASLSPSKVISVDVNEDDKSAKVVVPDDKLSLAIGKEGQNARLAAKLTGWKIDIKSESQAEL from the coding sequence ATGAACGCTGAATTTATTGCTGCCTTAGAACAAATTGAAACGGAAAAAGGCATAAGCAAAGAAATTCTATTCGAGGCTTTAGAATCGGCACTACTTAATGCTTATAAAAAGAATTTTGGAACATCAAGTAATGTTAGAGTAGAAATGGATAAAGATAAAGGTGAAGTTAAAGTCTTCAGCAGAAAATCAGTTGTTAACAAATATGAATACGATTTGGGAGAAGGGGAAATTAGCGTTGAGGAAGCTCAAGAACGCTATGGACCAAACTATGGAGACGGAGATGTAATTGAAGAAGAAGTTACTCCAAAAAATTTCGGTAGAATAGCAGCTCAAGCAGCTAGACAAATGGTTATTCAAAAGATTAAAGAAGCTGAAAGAGATATTGTTTACGAAGAGTTTTTAAACAGAGAATCTGAGATTATAACTGGAGAAGTATCAAGACAAGGAAAAGGAAATGTATATGTGAATCTTAGCATTATAGGAAGCAAGGAAATCACTATATCTGCAGAAGCAGTACTTCCTCCTTCTGAGCAAATACCTTTTGAAAACTATATGCCAGGAGCTAGAGTTAAGGTTTATGTTCTTGAGGTTAAGAAGAACAACAATGTACCACAAATTTTAGTTTCTAGAAGTCATCCAGGGTTAGTTAAAAGATTATTTGAAAGTGAAGTACCTGAAATATTTGATGGTGTAGTTCAAATTAAATCTATATCAAGAGAAGCAGGCTCTAGAACAAAAATGGCAGTGCACTCTGTAGATGAAAATGTAGACCCTATAGGAGCATGTGTAGGACCAAAAGGACAAAGAGTTAAAAACATAGTTGATGAGTTAAAAGGTGAAAAAATAGATATAATTATATATAGCGAGGATCCAAAGGAATTTATATCTGCTTCTCTTAGCCCTTCTAAGGTAATATCAGTAGATGTAAATGAAGATGACAAGAGCGCAAAGGTAGTAGTACCTGATGACAAGCTATCGTTAGCTATAGGTAAGGAAGGTCAAAATGCTAGATTAGCAGCAAAATTGACTGGATGGAAGATAGATATAAAAAGTGAAAGTCAGGCCGAATTATAG
- a CDS encoding ribosome maturation factor RimP — MASKLELLIEGIVSDMITDPFELVDVEYVKEGSLKYLRIYIDKQGKMSLDDCQHFSHLISEKLDELDPIEENYMLEISSPGLDRHLKKEKDFIREKGKEVELKLFKAIDGVKEFEGTLVGLNDDNEVEVQTSKGLMKFPRKNVAVIRLMIKI; from the coding sequence ATGGCTAGTAAATTAGAACTTTTAATTGAGGGAATAGTAAGCGATATGATTACTGACCCTTTTGAACTAGTTGATGTAGAATATGTCAAAGAAGGCTCTTTGAAGTATCTTAGGATATATATCGATAAGCAGGGAAAAATGTCTTTGGATGATTGTCAGCACTTTAGCCATCTGATAAGTGAAAAACTAGATGAGCTTGACCCAATTGAAGAAAATTATATGCTTGAAATTTCTTCGCCAGGGCTGGACAGACATCTTAAAAAAGAAAAAGACTTTATAAGAGAAAAAGGAAAAGAAGTAGAGCTAAAGCTATTTAAAGCTATCGATGGCGTGAAAGAGTTTGAAGGCACTTTAGTAGGTCTAAACGATGATAATGAAGTTGAGGTACAGACCTCAAAAGGATTAATGAAATTTCCTAGAAAAAATGTGGCGGTTATTCGCCTAATGATAAAAATATAA